In Mytilus trossulus isolate FHL-02 chromosome 10, PNRI_Mtr1.1.1.hap1, whole genome shotgun sequence, the DNA window ttaaaaaggcATACGTACGCACAACCTGCAAGGCAGCTATTCAAATAGGATTTTCCATTTTCCCCACAGACAGGTTTATAATCCTTGGTACAGGTACACGACTTTGGACATGGGCACTTACTTTTACACTGGACTTTCTTTCcccttaaatataaaacaaaagtttgttGTTGTTGCATTGCTGAATTCCTATAACTCCATAGCTACCATATTGAACCAATAAGCGCTTGTTGTTAAAAGAGCAATGAAGTCTTCACCTTCCTTTTTTTCTTGATCATTTATCACTATGCATGTTTTTCAGAAGAACAAAAACTTTAGGATACACAAACATTATACTATATTAACAGATGAaagaagtaaatttataaaaaaattaaagaaaaacccATATAAAAACGaacaattaatatataaaagcaTGCAACCAGTTcccacaaaataaataataaacataaattattgTCAAACTGTTAAAAAGGTCTCGACAAATAAAACGTAAATTCGATGTTTTACGAGTATGAAGTTCAGCGTGTGTACAACTTTGCAATAGGTATTCTGTAATCGATTTGGGTCGGttgaaatcttttttatatgattcaaTCTGGATTCACAACAGAATTTGTTGAactttatagtaaaaaaaaaagaaacatccACATAAATTAACCTCAGTACTATCTGTTTCTTAAATAAACGAATGAGAAAAACTGTCACATTTGTAGACATTAAATACCTCGAGGTCtattttcaaacatattaatATGGGGAAGAACCATGAGGAATTactttttctgaatttattttctgtaatcGTTTATTTTTACTCTGACAAACAGTTTATATAGCATAGCTATAATTCCTTATGAATCCATGCGAGTCAAACGATTTAAgctttcaaatgtattccaaatGTTACCGAGATGTTAAGATTAGATCCGatataaaatgaattacaatcccttttttaataaattgtcatGGAATCATAGTGATCAActgttattctatttttatttcccTTATGCAATGCTGATCTATGTAAAAACAGACAATGCAAAAGCAGGAACAGAAAAAcgtcaaataacaaaaataccagaatcttcagaaaattcaaaacagaaagtcttTGATCAAATGCCAAAATCAATAGCTCCATCACATCGAACAATTACTCGACATATGGGTCAATAATGCCACAAGGCTTAAGGTATAGACTAACCCTAATGAGAGTTTACTTTGAAAAAGAGTATAGTGTTAATGTTCTTCAGGAAACAACTATATTATAACTGTTGCCCTTAGTCAGTTTGGCAAATACTTCATACATGTTCAGGTGCAGGGGCGCatccagcaattttaaaaatgtgggCTCCCAACCCAAGATAAAAGAGGGTTccaaatatacatgtgtatgtccctattcaaatgcattgatcgtacAAACAAAACTCCCCTGGATTCCCCACTGAGGTGATACAAATTAGGATACCATGGGGTTATGACGTCTACTATATGACGGTATAAAACCATTGTAGATATGACCTCTACCATGTGTAtggtatttaaaatatttaaactcattattacatgtatttctatatGTGTGTTAGTGAAATCAAGATAATGGAATATACTTACTGACATTCTGCAAAACATGAATTTATATAAGTAAAGTGGTCTGTTCCACAAACTTGTTGCATTCCTTCAGAAAGGCAGTCGTGACATGTATGATGACACGGGCATGTGCCATGGCATGCTACTAATAcatgtctaaaataaaatgaattagaTATTCTATAAATTACAAGTTGAATATGTTGAAGTGAAcatacaatttataacattaaagtCAAACAATCCTTATTCAAGGCATTTGgttgatataaatattctaaaacatcGTTACTAGAATTCACTCTTCCTCTGGACAAACACTACTTAACGACAAGTTGTGATGAATTTCTAGTAACCCGGACCGAACCTGATCCGAATTACTCGGGTTATTTGATTCGTGATTTATTTGtggtcagaaaaaaatatgaagtatTGTCAATTTTCCACTGAAAGAGATAGTTTATCTCAGATTATTTACTACAAGTCAGGATTATGTAAATAGTTTGTTCAATGACAATGGTAAGTACAATCAAGCTCAATCATGTATTATTGTTACACATGTGAACCCAACATTTagagatttttgaaatatattatatgaattcAGAAAAAAAGCAAGTAGTAGCAACAATTTTTACTTCTTATTTAATCTCATTTGAATTCTGACATTGCATATTCTATGTTTTTACTTGCAGTCAGTTTATGATAAATGAACTAACTTGCAGTCGGCTTGACATTTGTTGCCATAGGTGTTGCCATCAATTCCACACACAGGTTTATGTTCTTTCGTACAGATGCAGTTAGAGTAACTCTTACACGGACAGCTCCCTTGACATGCGACAGACACCTTCCTACAAAACAAAGTACAATACTAAATACAgaactacaaaataaaaaaaaccacaatagAAACACATTTGCACTAGTAATATTCTAGGAAGTGAACTCGGAAGTCAATAGTGAAAATATCCCAAAAGAAACCAACAAATTcgtaatatattaaaaataataaaacgtgtcataaaatataatatctGAATGCTATTCGAAAATAACAGATTGAACGACGATACGTTGTGTAACGATACTTTCTCaactctcaacagttaaatcTAAAATATCGAAATTCATTCTGAACCTACATACTACGTCTAGTTAAGCAATATCGTGTCCTGCTTGGTGCAAATGAGATATACATGACGGAGATGAGGAATCCATTGCAATGTTTAGATAATCATAGAGAAATTAAACTGACAGAATCTAACCCATTGAATCGGTATGAAACAAGTATGAAACTAACAttaagcaaaatatatatttcggTACGATATATGACTCGTGATTGATTTACTTTGATTTGGTATGtatatcaatgagacaactgtccatcgTACAACCATTCAAACAAATGCCAAGGATGGACATGCTTTAGAAATGCGCAAAAATGGTCCCGGTAAAAATGCTACAGtgataaattttgaagaaaaaagtcAACGTTAGACTTAACTGAATAAATTAAGTTATCGACATTAAACCAAAGATACTTATAACAGACAGATGCCAACAGCATATCTGGATTATTGTGTGAAATTATTTCATCTACTAAGCCAAAATCCTGGTGAAACAGCTTAAGGTTGATGTACCCATCTGTAgtcatttttgtacgaattttgcaaacttcaattgtatcaaaactacagatataatgaataatagagataggccattttgtacatattccaaggggaaacttgatgcaaagcattagtTTTTATCAAAACACTGATATTATACTATTGCAATACTGCTTATGCATGTCTAAAACTCACTGACAGCCCGCTTGGCATTTATTTCCATAAGTCTTCCCGTCTTTTCCACAAACGGGAGCATACTCTAAAGTACAGACACATGGTGGTTTACATGGACATTTCCCCTTACAAGCCACTCCCACTTTACTGaaagaaaaaattacaatgtatttgaaatcttgcattcttattatatttgattaacaTTAAAAATCTACTGTGACAACAGTTTTTATCAGTATTATCAaaacttttacatttataatttagtttaaCTATCTGACAACTAGCCACACATTAAATACTGTATTTACATTAGTTTAACTATCTGACAACCAGCCACACATTAAATACTGTATTTACATTAGTTTAACTATCTGACAACTAGCCACACATTAAATACTGTATTTACATTAGTTATACTTACTGACAACTAGCCACACATTAAATACTGTATTTACATTAGTTATACTTACTGACAACTAGCCACACATTAAATACTGTATTTACATTAGTTATACTTACTGACAACCAGCCACACATTAAATACTGTATTTACATTAGTTATACTTACTGACAACTAGCCACACATTAAATACTGTATTTACATTAGTTATACTTACTGACAACCAGCCACACATTAAATACTGTATTTACATTAGTTATACTTACTGACAACTAGCCACACATTAAATACTGTATTTACATTAGTTATACTTACTGACAACCAGCCACACATTAAATACTGTATTTACATTAGTTATACTTACTGACAACCAGCCACACATTAAATACTGTATTTACATTAGTTTAACTATCTGACAACTAGCCACACATTAAATACTGTATTTACATTAGTTATACTTACTGACAACTAGCCACACATTAAATACTGTATTTACATTAGTTATACTTACTGACAACCAGCCACACATTAAATACTGTATTTACATTAGTTATACTTACTGACAACCAGCCACACATTAAATACTGTATTTACATTAGTTATACTTACTGACAACCAGCCACACATTAAATACTGTATTTACATTAGTTATACTTACTGACAACCAGCCACACATTAAATACTGTATTTACATTAGTTATACTTACTGACAACTAGCCACACATTAAATACTGTATTTACATTAGTTATACTTACTGACAACCAGCCACACATTAAATACTGTATTTACATTAGTTATACTTACTGACAACCAGCCACACATTAAATACTGTATTTACATTAGTTATACTTACTGACAACCAGCCACACATTAAATACTGTATTTACATTAGTTATACTTACTGACAACTAGCCACACATTAAATACTGTATTTACATTAGTTATACTTACTGACAACTAGCCACACATTAAATACTGTATTTACATTAGTTATACTTACTGACAACTAGCCACACATTAAATACTGTATTTACATTAGTTATACTTACTGACAACTAGCCACACATTAAATACTGTATTTACATTAGTTATACTTACTGACAACTAGCCACACATTAAATACTGTATTTACATTAGTTATACTTACTGACAACCAGCCACACATTAAATACTGTATTTACATTAGTTATACTTACTGACAACTAGCCACACATTAAATACTGTATTTACATTAGTT includes these proteins:
- the LOC134688151 gene encoding serine protease inhibitor dipetalogastin-like, with translation MTTDGKVSVACQGSCPCKSYSNCICTKEHKPVCGIDGNTYGNKCQADCKHVLVACHGTCPCHHTCHDCLSEGMQQVCGTDHFTYINSCFAECQGKKVQCKSKCPCPKSCTCTKDYKPVCGENGKSYLNSCLAGCANVGISCNHKCPCGYDCHKCSSAGMHPVCASHGETFINKCFAACGQHGQATIQCEGPCPCKL